The DNA window AGAGGAAAGCGGAAAACACTACATTCAGTGACAAACAAAAAGTTTACTAGCGACATCTGttgattaaatatatacatttgataatatttaacaacattatatttttgtagttttagcggaaacacattaattttaaataattattgtaatttacaaaatatatcatgcttattttaaatttatgttacaaAATGACTCTCTCTTTTTTACTTCTAATAAATATgactaataacaaaaaacacagtcGCAACTAAAatcaggtttggtttgaatttcgcgcaaagctgcacgagggatatcttcgctagccgtcgctaatttagcagtgtagaactagaagaaggcagctagtcatcactacccaccgccaactcgtaaaCTACTGTTTTACCGtatttataacgaccccatggttgaaagggcgagcatgtttggtataagaGGGATTCGAATCCGGTACTACCAAATTAcaaatcaagcgccctaaccacctggacatgccaggccCGTAGACCAAATATAAAGTATAAAGATTTAGCAAAAAACAGTTTTAGGCTAGCAATGAATGTGTTCCTTTAggtttgaggcccggcatggccaagcgcgttaaggcgtgtgactcgtaatctgagggtcgcgggttcgcatccccgacacgccaaacatgctcgtcctttcagccgtgggggcgttataatgtgacggtcaatttcactatccgttggtaaaagagtagcccaagagttggcagtgggtggtgataactagctgccttccctctagtcttacactgctaatttggggacggctagcacagatagccctcgagtagctttgtgaaaatacaaaaacacaaacaaacaaaacctttaattTTGAAACCAGTAAAACCAACGACCAATTctgataatattattgttatttaaagcttTGTGTAAAGACAACTGCTATTTAGATAACGTATATTTTGGGGATCCTTTGCGTTGTTTAATAACATCCGTTTATCTGCAATTATGTAGTTTAGATATTATTATGTAAAATCTTGAATCTGATTACATGGCGTAGCAGTCTCttgtttcagtttgatttttgttcttgtttaattCATAATAAACCTATTGGTTGTTTCAGAGTTTCAAAAGCAACGTTATAGGATTTGAGaaatttctctttatttcttttaagtCTGAATTGAAATATAACATTACACAATATTCTCTTTCGTTTTAAAATAGTTATGCATTAGAATAAGgcaaaaaccaaaatataaaatcatattgtCTGAATAATGGAATCCCTTCATTGTTATCCATGTTGTAAATCTTTTATAATGTTACCCAAAGTATATAAGTTTGGTCATTCTAGCTATGATATTCATAATGCaggtgttttaatgtttatttattgttgaaaagttATTACAAAACGCTCTTAAGCATTTTTTTACGACGAATCTTTTTCCTCCAGCTCACAAAAACCAAACTTCCTCATTGCTTGAATTATAacgaatatttttgtaatttattatttagtttaaaaaatattaatttgtaccTCACTTTTAGGAAAGTCCtcgtataaatataataaatgtgacGTTTATAAAGATGATTTACGATTTTTATAACAATAGACGAATGTGCTTGTGTTAATTCACACAGTTCGTTTATTACAACaagcccctgctagtacagcggtatgtctacggatttacaacgctaaaatcagaggttcgattcccctcggtgggctcagcagatagcccgatgtggctttgctgtaagaaaaaacaaacacattattacagCCGGCATCTTTTAACACGCTCTGCTCCAATAGCTCAGCGCAAACTCTGacaacatacaataataaaaatttgagTTTCGAAACCAACAGGGGCAAAGCACACAtactccattgtgtagtttttctcctaacgacaaacaaataaaacatatcatttttttccttctttttaaatacaattattatcaAATGTCTCCTGTTTTTGCCAAATGGAGTTTCTGAAGTGAGCAttctaaacattaatatttatgttcaCTATTTATATTACAGGAATGATCAGagaagtttcaataaaaatactaGCAAGAGAAAAAACAATAAGTAACTATCTCTCGAACTTCCGATTTGCTACCACCTGTAGTAACAATAAGTAACTATCTCTCGAACATCCGATTTGTTACCACCTGTAGTAACAATAAGTAACTATCTCTCGAACTTCCGAGTTGCTACCACCTGTAGTAACAATAAGTAACTATCTCTCGAACTTCCTATTTGCTACCACCTGtagtaacaataaataactaTCTCTCGAACTTCCGAGTTGTTACCACCTGTAGTAACAATAAGTAACTATCTCTCGAACATCCGATTTGTTACCACCTGTAGTAACAATAAGTAACTATCTCTCGAACTTCCGAGTTGTTACCACGTGTAGTAACAATAAGTAACTATCTCTCGATCTTTCGAGTTGTTACCACCTGTAGTAACAATAAGTAAATATCTCTCGAACTTCCGAGTTGTTACCACCTGTAGTAACAATAAGTAACTATCTCTCGATCTTTCGAGTTGTTACCACCTGTAGTAACAATAAGTAACTATCTCTCGAACTTCCGATTTGTTACCATTTGTAGTAACGATAAGTAACTATCTCTCGAACTTCCGATTTGTTACCACCTGTAGTAACAATAAGTAACTATCTCTCGAACTTCCGATTTGTTACCACCTGTAGTAACAATAAGTAACTATCTCTCGAACTTCCGATTTGTTACCATCTGTAGTAACAATAAGTAACTATCTCTCGAACTTCCGATTTGCTACCACCTGTAGTCACAATAAGTAACTATCTCTCGAACTTCCGATTTGCTACCACCTGTAGTAACAATAAGTAACTATCTCTCGAACTTCCGAGTTGTTACCACCTGTAGTAACAATAAGTAACTATCTCTCGAACTTCCGACTTGTTACCACCTGTAGTAAACATTGTATAGAAATCCCGGAACATTTTGAAGTGAACGAATCACAACTGAATATTCagcagttttaaaattatgtctAAAAAGAGAGTAAtacattgtttgtaaataaatgtatgaggctaacattgtttgtaaataaatgtatgaggctaacattgtttgtaaataaatgtatgtggCTAACATTGTTCGTGAATAAATTTACGAGGCTaacattgtttgtaaataaatgtatgtggCTAACATTGTTCGTAAATAAATTTACGAGGCTaacattgtttgtaaataaatgtatgtggctaacattgtttgtaaataaatgtatgaagCTAACATTggttgtaaataaatgtatgaggctaacattgtttgtaaataaatgtatgtggctaacattgtttgtaaataaatgtatgaggctaacattgtttgtaaataaatgtataatgctaacattgtttgtaaataaatgtatgaggctaacattgtttgtaaataaatgtatgaggctaacatttttttaaaatgtttttgctatAATGGAATCATTTTCGTTCACTTGTAAATTAATCACATCGAAGCACTCTTAAAGTGTTCATGTTTACAGATAATGTATACCAGTTTGTCCTTGATCCTGTATCAATGATCATGAGTTCGAATAAATCTCTGTCTCTCAGCTATGCATGTATTTTCTTTCAACatattaagtaaacaaaatgaCGTACTATAAAGTACAAAATCAGCTTTGTAACcttgtttgtgttatttaaaatatagtcaTTTTAAAATTTGGGTTCAGAGTTTTTCTTAATAACTTCTATCTTCAGATggcagcagtgtattactaaacTATATCTGATACAGCAGCTAAGACAATCGACAGAACGTCAGAAGTCAAACAAAAACTGTTCGGTAGTAGAcgaatttgttattattatgtgtacAAAGTTCTTGTTTAGTTTGTTATGCCCAAAGCTATACTATGTGCTAGATATTGTACGCAttgtgggtatcgaaacttgattttaagAGGGATAAATCCTCACATTTATGGATAAGACATCGGGAGACTTCTACAAGTTTACAATGAATATTCAAATGGACAAATGGggtattattagataaataacGACAAATAAGTTTCAATAGGACTAGAATAGAACTActcatgatatatatttttattaattctgtattttcaaatgttattaatAAGATATCCTaatataatatagattttattaattagatattcttgtttattttaatagtgaacattattgaaatattatgtaattctaatttacaattataatatgAAAGTCGTAGGTTCAATTCCCCGTCACTccaagtatgctcgccctttcagccttgggaacattataatgttacggtcaatcccattatttgttggataaaagagtagcccaagagttggcggtgggtggtgatgactagctgccttccctgtagtcttcgctaaattagggacggttagcgaagaaaactctcgtgtagttttgcgcgaaattcaaaaacaaacaaacaaaccaacctaACTGTTCAATATTTACGAGTAGTTATACATTTCAACGAAGATATTTCAAGCTTgataaatatcttattaataatgaataaattaaatttggATATCTCATTagtaatagggcccggcatggccgagcgtgttaagactcgtaatccgagggtcgcgggttcgaattgcggtcgtaccaaacatgctcgtccatcaagccgtgggggcgttacaataataataatagaaagttTATGTTGTTTAATCTCTTAGTGTAAAGGTAAATCAAATATAATAGGTAGGTAAGTAGTGTTTGAAACGTAAAGCTGTAAGTGTATGAATGTAAAAGTAAAGCTGTAAGTGTATGAATGTAAAAGTAAAGCTGTAAGTGTATGAATGTAAAAGTAAAGCTGTAAATGTATGAATGTAAAAGTAAAGCTGTAAGTGTATGAATGTAAAAGTAAAGCTGTAAGTGTATGAATGTAAAAGTAAAGCTGTAAGTGTATGAATGTAAAAGTAAAGCTGTAAGTGTACGAATGAACATTACGTTGGTGTATGTACTGGTAAACTGgtaagatattgtttgtttgtttttaattttgcgcaaagctacacgagggctatctgcgctagctgtctctaatttagcagtgagacgctataatgtgacggtcaatcccactattcgttggtaaaagagtagcccgagagctggcagtgggtggtgatgactagctgcctttcctctagtattacaccgctaaagtagggacggctagcgcagatagcccttgcatagctttgcgcgaaattcaaaacaaattctcgCTAAGCGGTGCAACTGTCATCTGAGATAAGAAATCAATACCGCGAGTAAAACACTATTCAAAACATCAAACTACTGACTACTGACTTGGAACCATAGTTCCAAGTTCAAAGGTGAGAGGAAAGCTGTTGGCTTACAACGCTTAAaaagataacccactgtgtagctcaTGCTGGAAGGAAAACCCAACAGGAACGAAGTtcaaagggtttggtttgttttaacccactgtgtagctcaTGCTTGAAAGAAAACGCAACAGAAACGAAGTtcaaagggtttggtttgttttaacccactgtgtagctcaTGCGAGAAAGAAAACCCAACAGAAACGAAGTtaaaagggtttggtttgttttaacccactgtgtagctcaTGCGAGAAAGAAAACCCAACAGAAACGAAGTtaaaagggtttggtttgttttaacccactgtgtagctcaTGCGAGAAAGAAAACCCAACAGAAACGAAGTtaaaagggtttggtttgttttaacccactgtgtagcttatGCGAGAAAGAAAACCCAACAGAAACGAAGttaaaaaggtttggtttgttttaactcACTGTGTAGCTTATGCGAGAAAGAAAACCCAACAGAAACGAAGTtcaaagggtttggtttgttttcaattttgcgcaaagctacttgagagctatctgcgctagccgtttctaatttagcagtgtaagacaacaggaaggcagctagtcatcaccaatccacagccaactcttgggctacacttttatcaaggaatagtgggactgaccgtcacattataacgcccccacggttgaaagggaaaacgtatttgatgtgatggggaatcgaacccgcggccctcaaaAGTTCAAAGGAAACTTAGTACATGACAGAATGTAACAGCGTTCAGGAGTAATAAGGACAAGAAAATGATACCTACAAAATCTGAACAGCTTGACAACCTTGATAAACAATCTGTAGCATTTCAATTAAACATGAATTGGTTGATAGTATTTTGCACATCTTTATAAAATGCACACACGTCGTTATGTCTTTGATATCGTGTTTTGTTTTGGTAACAATGTCTCTAAAAAGAAGAAAAGTCGAGAATAATAAGAACAGATGCAGTAAGAAGCCCGGATGTAACTTAGTAATTAACACACCACTCTGCTTATTTAAAGGTCCAAGGTACCAACCCACTCTTCACCTTCAGCTGTGAGCAATAAAACTAGCAATTACGACTCTCTAAGGTCAAAATGTAATATAGCATAATGTTTGGGGGCAGCATTGGACCTATTGATCCATCTCGGATGTCTCATTTTCTAAATTGAAGGCAATAATAAACGAACCTCAGATTCTTTGACTTGGTTACCTAGCTCTTACTGCATAAGGGATCTTTGGTTAAAATAGAGAAAAAGCCAAATTTAAAGCACCACCCGTACCGTGGtagcattatttttatttaaaatataaccaggaatcttttgaaatatatattgtctatTCGTGTTGTATTCGTTGCGTTGTTTGAAAACGAAagattactttattattttaattaaaatcacaTCTAATACAAAATATCTAACCAACCATTATCTGAATAATAAGTGTTTGGAATCGTTTTTAGTAAATAAGCTTTCACTAACGAAGCTGTGTTTAATCGTCGTAATGCATAATTTATACTTAATACAATATATGATTTACTTGTAgtaattgattaaaataaacaaaacatttttttatttgttgtagtcttcgtttgtttcgaatttcgcgcgaagctatacaaggcctatctgcgctaatcgtctctaatttagtagtgtaaagctagagagaaggcagctagtcatcattacccaccgccaactcttgggctactcttttacaaacgaatagtgggattgactgtcatattataacgaccccacggctgaaagggcgagcatgtttagtgtgacagggattcgaactcaggaccctcagattacgaatcgagtgctctaaccatctggccaggccgggccttgTTGTAGTCTCTTCACCGGTAcctcaaataatacaaatatttttttcaaacgtTAAGTTAAAGGAAACATTAAAAGAAAGCAGAAAAATACGAATTTTAAGATGCACAAGAAATAAGAATTCTATCATTTCTTTGAAATCCCTCTGTGGGATAGCGATAAACCTACAGATTTATGTccctaaaattcgaggttcgattcttGGTTGATCATTTCTTACACAATGTCCaaagttgtatgtttaaaataataaacacagtgTACATTTTGGAATACCTTTATTCGTCCAAAacgtttaataattacaaaatataaaagaaataagaatagataatataataaaaaatagtgaaGAAATAATCAGtcgtaaaacaacaaaatacattaacGTTCTGTAATTAGATGAGTTGTTGTTGGTTTTGAGTAGAGATGAGAAATCAATCATACGATGTTGAAAATGACGTTGATCGTATTGTTATCTTGAAATGCATCAAATTAACGAGGCCTGCAGCGAAAAGCCTTGCATCTCAAATTCCAGCAACAGTTAGGAGGTGACCAAGTTCTGCACTATAAGATAATCAGCATAAAATAGAGTGAAAATTGTGTCCATACAATAGAACTTACAAACATCTACCCACTGATCAAAGtatatcaaataattaattaactaaatctTGTAATACAATTATAAGGATCAGAGTCCGTTGAAAGGTAGTTTAGGTTCCACCATAACCAGCACCATGAACAACCACcacaaacaaatagaaaacgTAGAACAGAAAAATAGTATTGGTGTAGACATATTGACTTGGGAGTCGTatcaaacatacatacatatatatatatgttaattattagtataatgtgttgaattttaaattacataattgTATCTTCTACAAAAATCTATTCATTCAATAaacttacaataaacacattaacaataaaaactagtgaAAGGTTAAagacatacaataaacacattaacaataaaaactagtgaAAGTGTCGAGacttacaataaacacattaacaataaaaactgatGAAAGTTTCAAgacttttaataaacatatcaacaataaaaactagtgAAAGTGTCAAGacttacaataaacacattaacaataaaaactagtgaAAGGTTAAAGACATACAATAAACAtatcaacaataaaaactagtgAAAGTGTCAAGacttacaataaacacattaacaataaaaactagtgaAAGTGTCAAGacttacaataaacacattaacaataaaatcTAGTGAAAGTGTCAAgacttttaataaacatatcaacaataaaaactagtgAAAGTGTCAAGacttacaataaacacattaacaataaaaactagtgaAAGTGTCAAGACTTACAATAAACaaatcaacaataaaaactagtgAAAGTGTCAAGacttacaataaacacattaacaataaaaactagtgaAAGTGTCAAGacttacaataaacacattaacaataaaatcTAGTGAAAGTTTCAAGACTTTAATAAACAtatcaacaataaaaactagtgAAAGTGTCAAGacttacaataaacacattaacaataaaaactagtgaAAGTTTCAAgacttacaataaacaaattaacaataaaagcTAGTGAAAGTGTCAAGacttacaataaacacattaacaacaaaaactagtgAAAGTGTCAAGacttacaataaacacattaacaataaaaactagtgaAAGTTTCAAGACTTACAATAAACACATCAACAATGAAAACTAGTGAAAGTGTCAAGacttacaataaacacattaacaataaaaactagtgaAAGTGTCAAGacttacaataaacacattaacaataaaaactagtgaAAGTGTCAAGACTTACAATAAACACATTCAGAACAAGAACTAATGAACGATCAACACAATTACCTCAATgataatttctttattaacttGTAGATTTTTTAACTCTGGTATTCACGTACGAGTTAAACGATATCAAAACTTAGTTACAAACCTTCTAACTTCATAATGGTGGCTACAACGTTTATTATAGAACATTTTCCTTTATATTATATCACAGATTGTGCTACACTTTTTACTGACTTATACTTTCtaatatataacactaaacaatATCGATATTTTAAAACCGTAATTAATAGTGTATTCGATGAAGTATGTATTCTCTAAAAACATCggttaaaactgttatttctagCACATTTTTGATATTCGGGtgctaaatattattacatttaatgtaaaGTTAACTAATTAGAAAAATATACGGTTCTTACGAAAAAAATCGTGCCTTTATAAATATTACAGCAGTGGAACTAAAATATGTTGttgattttgtttcataataatacAATGTTGCATATTCTTGGGTTTTAaggatgttttaatataaaaaaaaaattaactctttTGTAACGGTTatagtattattgttataacataaaaatattcactaatattgtttttattattctaagaTACAATGTTGTTGATTTAAATAACAATATCTCtatgaagatatatatatcttcagTAAGTAATCCGTTAAACTTACTTTCTGTCCATACGTAGCACATTTAGGTGGACCACGGAGTGACCAATCATAATCCGCTGATACTGGTTTAATTTGGCAGGTTGCAAAAAATAATACCGCCAGAACTCCAATAGCCATCAACTGGAAACCCCATTTCATGTTCGTGGTGAGTTTTTATAATCTATTTAGGAACGAAAATGCCAGTAGTTGTAATGGTGAGTTATCGCACACTGTGGTGAATATGACAAGAAATATAATATGTTGGAACACAGCTTCTGTCCATTTAACCTTGTTCATACCGTTAAGAAAGAATGCACATGGCTGTGATGGTTTTATTACTTTCAAATGCTTACATGTTCTACGAAAATTTCTGTAAGATAAAGCCAAAAATGgtatccatttttctctatcacgCATaggtttttcacaaaacgtcacaTGTAGCTTTACACAAGGGGATCATGTTCACTGGTATCGGATCACATTTCGTtatgacaaccactggctatagatgtCTTTAGAACAACCACGACGtaagtcttatcgatcgttctagaacccgcGAGAGGCACACCGCTAGTATATACACAGTTAACAGACCGTATGTCTTGTCATTTGCGGATACTACTTGCTTGTGCGTGCACTCTGACATTATTTTctcttcaataatatttattcattgataTGTAAGTAAccaaaacatattctgttatatttgtgacaaatttattataaatttgatctgtgtgtgtgtgtgtgtgtgtgtgtgtgtgttttcttatagcaaagcttttttgtttcggaatttcgcacaaagctactcgagggctatctctgctagccgtccctaatttagcagtgtaagactagagagaaggcagcttgttatcaccaccaaccgccaactcttgggctactcttttaccaatgaatagtgggattgaccgtcactttataacgcccccacagctgagaaggcgagcatgtttagcgcgacgcgggcgcgaacccgcgaccctcgaattacgaatcgcacgccttaacacgcttggccatgcaaagctacatcgggctatctactgagcccaccgaggggagtcgaacccctgattttagcgttgtgaattcgtagacataccgccgtactagcgggggggggaaTTTGATCtaacaaagagtttgtttttcttctcggtttacaaatattcttacgtgatagaaaaaagtaaatattatttttgaaatctgcatagatgaattatagaaaatctctttttaaaactaagtttaaaTTCGCAACTCTGTTCTGTCAGAACTTCTCGGTGAGGTCTGTAGAAAATCCAAAACAGATCAGTTGATAACTGTATTATTGTATTTCTAAACAGAGTATGTAATTTGATTATCCAAAGAGAACAGATCAGTTGATAACTGTATTACTGTATTGTATTTCTAAACAGAGTATGTAATTTGATTATCCAAATAGTGTATTTCGGTCCTTATTTTCGCAAGTCACGTTAAACATTCTAATGAACATTTTCCTTAGAAGATACACCATAAAAAATGACAGAATGTTTTTATCCATTTATTATACCTCTTTGCGTACGAACAATGTTTATTGTTGCAGAAAgtttttgaacaatatttttatcGATATATTCTGCAATTTATTTCTAAAGTATATAGATACGTCTAACAACTTTTTAATTAAACAGATTTGTGCGCTACCCGCATTCGTTTAATGTAACATCGTGCATTATGTATGTGTATAGAAACATCGTGAATTATAGCTTATTTTACTCACGTGAGTTACTGATACCTTATCAAGGTAAATAATTCTTTAGAATCAAACTCAACTGTAATACTATAGCAATAACTGAGCTGAGCAATGCTATGTATAACTTACAATGTGTATAGACGTGTTGAAATGTAGGCTCACTTATAAGCTGTTAGGAtcagcatggccgggtggttaaggcacgtgaCTCGTAAtagagggtcgcaagttcgaatccccgtcacatcaaacatgctcgccctttcagtcgtaggggcgttataatgcgacggtaaatccaactattcattggaaaagtgtagcccaagatttggcgatgggtggtgataactagttgcctttttgtcttacactgttaaattagggacggctggtgcagttCTCTCTCGTaaagctttgagcgaaattcaaaacaaagtaatagtTGTCATGATAGTTGTGCAGTATGTGTGAAAATGCTTGCGTGAACGTTATTAAAGTGTGTGAAACTATGTGCTCACGTGAATATTGCTAAACGTGTGTAAACACGTGGAACTTTCAACTCACGTGAAGCTTGCTAAGCGTGTGTAAATGTGTGGGACTATCTACGTGTGTAAAGC is part of the Tachypleus tridentatus isolate NWPU-2018 chromosome 4, ASM421037v1, whole genome shotgun sequence genome and encodes:
- the LOC143249891 gene encoding tachystatin-C encodes the protein MKWGFQLMAIGVLAVLFFATCQIKPVSADYDWSLRGPPKCATYGQKCRTWSPPNCCWNLRCKAFRCRPR